The segment CTGAGTTCAAAAGTTGTGAATCTCACAATCTCAgggggtgttgttgtttttttttaacagttctCTCAATGATGCACATAATCATTACAGTTTTCTGCAAGCTatagctctttaaaaaaaaaaaaagaatctaaaGTTAAATAAGAAGTTCAAATCTGTCAAGTTGATGAGGTTTTGTCACGTTGGAATCTATTAGAATCTCGTTTGTAAAATTAAAGTGAcgttgtgaaaaaaaacaacaacttctcaTTTAGCTTTGATATGACCTGCATATCATGGCCCTACAGTTGTGAAGATTGTTCATGCATATATAAATGACACAAGAAATTATTAGACCctgttttgttcatttttagattattatttcccaacTTTACATTTTGATATTGCTACAGTTTGGTTTCATGATATTTGTAAATTGAAGTTGATGTTTTGAAGCATTCACCAGTCTTCATTGAGGTAACATTATCTGATTTATATCATGCTTTGACTCTATAGATGTGCTGTTTTCATATCTCAGTCAAGTGGCAGCTGTTCAAATCTTTGTGCTGGGTTAGCAGAGCTGCAGGGAGATAATCTTGTCTGTACAGGTTGGTCTTTTAACTCTTTGGTCAaaaattagctttaaaaaaaaacaacaaaaattaacaaaaaataatgacattgaTGTGCACTTGGTTTATTGACCATTTAaggacaaaaaatctaaatagtACAATGTCCTTTTATATGCTTGCAGaacttagggttagggttacagAGTTCACACATTTATACTTTTCActaaaattaaatgaatagtttttatttcaaacttatttataatgtaagtagctgcagatgattgcataatataatatatactcagaaagacacaaagataaaggcaaattcctcgttccatatgctaggacaaatttgtacaaatgctacttcttccttagtgctattagagcatggaatggattgcctgagccagccaggaaaaccagtgacttggcagaatttaggtcattgattaatatgcatgactaaatgcatgacgtgtaggacgtaatcatcttttttgaagtaacgtctgtattatataagataagataaaccaGCTCTATTGTTAAAAGGTTCTGTGAAAAAATTCAAGTTCATAACATTAAGCTAATTCACAAAAgtaattttatactttttagaTTTGATACATCAATCATACCTAAGCAACAGTAGCCTGCAactctttattttttatgtaatttaTGAGCCACCAAACATAAGCTTCTTGTACTTCTTGTCTTTAGTCCTTGGAGATATAGTGCTACTATTTCTTAATGGTTGTGATGGAAGAAATATGTGGCTCAtttttaaaggaaagaatatataaagaaaatactTCTTCAGTACTGTCTTAATaactacaaatatatttctaatagAAATGTTTGGTTTTAGTTAAACTATCAAGTGTGATCATGTACTGCTTACAAATTATTTGGAAGTTTCATGGCATAAGTAATAGATTGCTTGGAGACTTagtcgatggtcctgggttaagTTCTATATAACAGGAATTTTAATTAGGATGATGGACAGAGTCCTGCTCTAATAAGTAACTTAATCTTTAGATGAAAGTAATGTTCTTAAGAagtttgataattttttaaatccttaCAGTGACCTGGTCATTCTACTTCACTTGATCTTAATATCATATTACTTTACATACAATGATTGtgttatgttaaaaataaattcaaaacaaTTGCCTGTTATTAGCAAACTATAGACGAAGCTAAGAGTGTCTATGTTAGTCTTGTAATTATCTTTAcagagaatgaagaagaaaacACTAAGGTCAACATAATTATTGCTGTATTTGCTGGGGCTGGTGCTGGACTGTTTATTTGTTGCATGTTCTTTGGGATATTCTGTTTATGTCTGCGTAAAAAGAGGTGAgactttttgtttgtatttattcACTTCACCTTTTACCtgtccttagtctgttggatcataggggcaccacacatgatttgttgaccatctctctccattcctTCCTATTTCTTGCCAGGATTAGCAtctctttcattgacaggcTTGCCCATTCCTTGATGTTATCCTTGCATTATTTCCTTGGTTTGCCTCTCCTTCCTTTTCCGCACTGTTCCCTGCAGTAAATTTTATCTGAGCTCTGGGGATCTTGTGATTTGATCATATAGTCTAAATACTAGTGTTGTGAAGGTCCTCATTGAGCAAATTGCCATTGTAATCCTGTTTAGGATTTCATTTCTTAATTTCAggtgtaaaaagaaaatctcaatAGCAAACGTAATGTTCTTGATCCAGTCTTGTAATgaataaataactaaattttcTATCAATCACTGTGATAGTAGTGGAGATCCACTGTTGTTTGACAACTTTGATTTGTGATAAACCACAGTAGAGTTTTCAGACTTTGCATTAAAAAACCCAGACAATATTATTAATGATTACATTAGTTGTGTAAGATATTTACTTGAGCTATGGAGGAATctcaaattattacaataaccAAATCATTTGGTTAAAGGAAATAACTAGAATAATATCTGATTATCATTggtagattattttttttttttaaagaatttctgTAATCATACAAAATTTCTGAGATACAAAATTGATATTTCGGACAAAGCTGAACTGtgtatttgaaatgtaatatttttactactttcagaaaaaacatcaatttacaaacaaaaaactatgcAGATAGACAGATGGAGACTGGGAATATCAAAcaggtaaataaataaactatgaatTTCAAAAGATATTTTCTGACTTTAACAATCATTTAGATAAACTTACAAGTTAGGGACTTATTTCTTGGGGTAActgttgtcattttttttccttttcagttTTCCATGTATGACAACTCTGGATTTGGTAAGTaggttttttttacaatttatcttATCAGGCTGCAAATTCttcacaaaaaaagtttttaaacaaaaacctTGAACagttttcctagaaatttgaaaatgtttatctttgggaaaagaattactagcttatTGGCCAcaatgggaaaactctagttcgaacattataatttttcaaaatattatcttAAGTTACATTTGGTCTTGTtgacaatctttatcttgaacagagcAGGTATTCTCGCTTGTTttcattaaagagttaaatattgacGTTCTGGAACATTTTCATTTCGAAAACCATCTTCTGGATCTGTAGACTACGattagaattttatatactctGGTAGATTTcaacattcgcttaaccaggatttatGTTTggagtggggaggggggaggcaATGAAACGAGTAGGGTAAAACTGCATAAAAGAATAAGAAATGAATGTATCTCTCATTGATGAAGAGTAATTCCATAGACAAAGCTAGTTTACTTATTTTTGAAGAGCATCAACATTGGCAATAATGATGGCAATGGCATCACAATCTGTATTTTCTAATGCGCCTTCCACTAAGATTAATCACCTTATTTTTTCCCTGCTGAGCCAAGCACCTATTTAGAGATTGTTTGATTAGATCCAGATTCCTAATCAAAATAAGAAAGCCTGTATCTCCACCAAGAATTGAATCTGCAATCTTCAAATCTCTGTCAAATCACCTAACCTCTCCACCCCGACATCTCCTTTAGATCCAGTAGATTagtgaaaaagtaaaagaaCCCCTTacaaaccttgtggtctatagggcagatgatgtttctatCATTGACAGTTTATAAGGGTGTCATCTTGCCCATCACAGTGAacaatcacctttactttccccaactaaatgtcaggtacacattagagtttGACTTAGGAGCTTCCTAAAAATACTAAAgctcaaaatctcagtcttcaccgagattcaaaccagGGACCCCCAGCCAAGCAATTTACCACTCAGACTTTCACCCTTGTTCAATATGAAgtgatttataaatatttttctttctaaactTTCTAGAACCTGAGAGTCCAACATTTTCAGGTGCAGGAAAAATTGATCCTTTGGACTACGTTTCTGAACTGGACAGGCTTAGGCTCCACACTGAGTCTCTGATGACTTTATTAGGTCAGCTGAGAGCCAAAGCTAAAGCCATGAGCCCCAATGATCCCAGAGTGCCCACTTACAAGTAAGTCATgcccatttttacaaagcttatatcagcttgctgtcagtctgtctgtctgcctggtatgAATTATGAACATgtattttccttttatttatattctcgtatcaagttgaaactttgcacaattattcattgttcctaacaaaatatgaatcagtCAAAAATGTAccaattatataattaaatagtggtaattaattaattgtgtttgatattgaaaagagaaataaatattacagtattgATAAATATGGTTGTAAAGGTAGAGTTCTTCCTCCttgataagattttttttttaaaatttagctcGTTTCTTCTTCATTAGATTTCACACAAACAAATGCTGAATTTGTTTAAACTTGATGTTACTGGAGGAAAAATAGTAGCaaatatgttttctttaaaaaaataaacttgttaCTATTGTTTTCCATTTCCTAATTGATTATAATTGAGCCTAGTTATTAGACTAACTGTTCATCTTGGCCTATTTCTCCCTAAAATGTTGCCtgctttaaaataagttttacctctaaattattcatattttacatttcttgaAAATTTTTCAGAGCCATGATTCATCGATTACTTCGTGTGCTAGCATTACTTCATAAGAAAGATCCAGTTGTCAGTATTCCTTCCGATGCCATGTCTCTCATCCAATGGGCCTACCAGATGTTGGAGGACTCCAGGGAACAGCAGGTAGGGTCGGAGCTATATTAAGAGTTGGTAAAGTGCTTGTTACTTTGGAACTCTTCACAGCATAAACTGTAATTCAATTCCAAGCAATCAATGGTTGCAgcgctttaaacaaaaattattgtgaaataatgtgttcaacaGAATAACAATTAACTCTCTTCATTTCTGATATTTTTTGGCAGTAGTTCCCAATGTAGTTCCACTTCTTACTATGTACAATAAAAGTGATAGgagtatttgtgttttttttttttttttttttttaagataaaagcTTGTTTcagtgaaatataaataaattctttGTAATCTAATTAAAAGTATTATGCCTGTTATTTTTCCTCTTAGATATCTGCCTCGGACATTGATGGACATGATGTTGTCATTGCTCAAATATCTTCTGTTGACGTTGATTCCCTGGATGCAGTAAGCCCTGTTTATATGACACCAGAGAGCAGTCACATGGAATTACCTCTGACCTCTGGGAAACCTCTGAACTCTAACATGCCACTCAACTCTGCTGTGCCTGTGACCTCACCTTACAGTACTTGCCAGGTTCCACAGACCTCAGAGAAGCAGCAACTCACCAACACATTGGGACGCAAGTCTGGGTTTGCCACCATCAACCGAGCCACCTCAGTGACTAATGCTGCACTGCTGAGCTCCATCGAAGCCGATGAGAAGAAGTTTGGCATTCACTCGGAGAACACAGGTACCCAACCTGCCTCTCCTCCCAGCTCCTCTGGCTTCTCTCTGGAAGATCTGcagatatttttaattaatgctCCTGTGGCTAGCACTCTTGGGAATCAGCCAGATATCATCAGTGGGTACAATACATTGCCCAACTTAGGAAAGAGAAATGCCTCAAACAAGACCAACAGACATTCTTTTTCTAAAGACAAAGTGGAGGCTAATGGCAGCATTTATTCCAACCCCCAAAAACTAAATATGTTCAATCCAGTGCAGCCTCCAGCCACTCAGAAGAAAAACATCATCACCAATGCAAAGACTGCTTCACTGGGCCGAAAGGCAGGAGCTAATTATTCTGTCCCAAGTATAGGCTACTTTGCTAATGGCCATTATTATGACCCAAATCCCATGCCTATAGTGGAACCTGAAATTTATGCTCCAGGGAGTACTTACAGTGACCGTAGCAATGTCATGTCCACATTTTTAGGGGATTTGCCACACTCCATATCCAGTAGTGATGAGTCGGATTTTGGGTAAGTTTCATTATCagtttttgtcaatttttttagcCATAGAATATCTACTCTTGGTACTTTACAAACAACAGGTTCTGCACATTAATAGAAAGTTTGTCATTCTCTAGCATgtttaagatttttcttttcattatgtATTCATCattagtttttgtttcaatttttttacgATGCTTGTTCTTTCTTAAATGTGTTCACTGACAGCTAAATGGTACTTCTCATAGATTATTCAgtattgtgacaggtggggaaatgtgatgtgtgtttggcgcgttttaatgtctaggggatgattatttttaaagctatcacacaccaacctatcagcatatgaatcgggagcagacacgcaacgagacaaagcaatgaaatatagatacaaaagttaaaaatgaagaatatttatttacataaatgtacatataagaataaaaagggggagggtttgcatctatctctaaatattactagatttaatcatcactcttgcacctaataagagtatgtcactttgtcctctgacttagctggttgtcctgttgatgtcgcagctggctgtgtcctggcttgaggttctgcagctggagatgGAGCTCtggcggatagagggacgccggtgatatagttcttgtggagtctcaatccccaaaatctaatatctgtagtgggcacagtagggcgggtggccagctaccgtgggcacaaggttactgcgggcagagcggatctgccgtgggcagcgtagttgacaggatatgtccagtgagttgcagagggttggcgtagctatgacgtctcacacagatctgaatctatagggacgtcgcacctaatagcttgacaggtgggctgtcgaataggcgggcaatgccgatagcgccaagtggtagagttgagtagatctcagtaggcaagtgcagtgccgaatagcactaagcacagatgcaggtaaatagatcgttgatccaatgaataAAAAGGCacctaaataggcagacacctgagggaggcagcggataaataaagacaagttaggacatgtctctcatgcatcttatcgatgccctcgactgaggtgcattcgtcagattggtaaaattgctttagagcacaatggggagatgatgacaaatgggattgggaaaatagatggctgatagtagcaatataaaaggtacataaaagggaaagtaataatataaaaatgtacataaaaggggaaataataatctcaaataaataacacaggtggatagagaaagagaaggggggggggtgaattgggcggtggtcggCGACCAAGAcagtttgtttacatatgaccgtaggtcgagaacaatggagcgcgcttgaatggagagggtgtccgttcaagcggcgcaactctcgttagagtgaaatgaatacaggggagataattcataactcttttctagacgcagtattagtgcgctagtaaaattatcaaggctgtcaaccgagataaaggaaataaaataagatgtacaaatatatacatggttgcatcaacgatcaattgagcaacgtagcattaatagattaatgcaatacataaataaatacataggacatgtttatgttttctacttgcgccagtgagaaatacacaatgcactaattaatgtaaataaaataatagaatacacatgataatattcagtggaaatagcacaaaagtaattaagatggaacttgtgattaagttcggcttaccaccaggtattcctctaggagtgagaataaatgatatagtccagactccatagctcagctcgaatgagaaagataGAGTCTGACtcgatttaatttaccttatatacaaaggcctggaaaatgtgggcggacacaggaaatgtcctaggcttagaattatcttacacgtgggtgaagtccgacaagagatgggattcgcacattgggaggtcaatgggcatgtttgtcctcgtggtctcctagatcaaagagagacataggagaaaaggggggggggaggagtgacttgcattccacacaaggtggagTCCACTGctgctgtcagacatcctgcgaTAAGATCAAGGAgtctgtgtgtatctttgccccggtcaagggaagataaatgaaaggacgcgccttaactatctccaatgtggtcaactaagtctagcctggagcggaaaaggtgtggcgggtgaataatttaggggtaggatggggaaataattaaaataaaataaataaataatgaaaaataataattaatgctgtgataaatttgagtgactctgacagcgagttttttaCTTGTCACAAGTATCAAACCTTTTGATTGACTTTGAAGTACAAATGAGAacatattcaaattaaaattcactgaaaatatttgaatcttttttttattatagggACAACCTATCAGAGAACAACAGTGGAGGGGATTTGGAGGTCTTCCCTTTTGACCTGAAAGATGCCACAGAACCTGTTGAAGTTTAGTTCACGTCCACTGTGGTTTGTGATATTCACTTGTAACCATTCTTTCAATGCTTCTGTGTATTAGCCTTGACAGTATCTGTGTATTAGCCTTGACAGTATCTGTGTATTAGCCTTGACAGTATCTGTGTATTAGCCTTGACAGTAACGGCAAAGCATAGATATAGGGAATGAGCCCATTTCTGTTGTCAATAAACTCACAAGGTTTAAAATGACTGTTGGAATGATTCATAAAGTTAGGACTATTCTTGAAAAGCTTACAATGGCCATTAAATTTTATTCTTCAATAGGTATGAAACATTTCCTTTGGTCTGTAGTTTGTTTGAAAAATCTACAAAAATTAAATCATCTGATTATGGAAACCTATGTATAATCATAAAAGCATCAGGAAAATGGAATGGACTATCAAAATGTAATTGAAATAATTTGAGGAaaaagtatataatatatacatatatataaatatttacaaaagatttgtATTCTTATGTCGGCATCTAGAACcagaatttttaatttgaattataaatttgtaaacagattttaaaatttgaatttataattttttgcaTTTATTTGGGCTTTGCTAGATGAAGGAATAGATAGTCTTTAAATATTAGCACAACCTGGTGTAAAATGTGTAAATGTGACAAAGAGCAATaacatttagttttgaaaatttgttttatattagtcAAGATAGTCTACAttaaacaactatttatttatttataacagaAACATTTGTCTCAATGTCCTACAATCATTTCATTGATAACTTGTAGatttttcaaacaaatttttttacaaatatttttttcaaatagtttgAAAACAACTTTTTCTGTTTGTGAACCATTCCACGCAACATCACATGTTTGATTGTGTTTCTAATCACAGTTCAAAATGTAGggattttataaagtaaaaaaaaaaatagttagcAATTGAAATTACTTGTAATAGattcaaaatttatttatttctgaatttatataatttaatgttttcaaGACATGAATCCATCATcttcaatgtttttaaaagttaaattgGTGGTGAAAATGTGCCTTTGTTAAGTACTATACAATGACTGCAatagtatttgtttatttattatattgacATATATCATTTGACTTTACTGTACTCATAAGTATCATAACTTTAACATCTTGGTAATGTTcctgtaagttgtttttttttttatttggcttcTAGAATATGATATCCTCTCCAACTCATTGGCTTCTAGAATATGATATCCTCTCCAACTCATTGGCTTCTAGAATATGATATCCTCTCCAACTCATTGGCTTCTAGAATATGATATCCTCTCCAACTCATTGGCTTCTAGAATATGATATCCTCTCCAACTCATTGGCTTCTAGAATATGATATCCTCTCCAACTCATTGGCTTCTAGAATATGATATCCTCTCCAACTCATTGGCTTCTAGAATATGATATCCTCTCCAACTCATTGGCTTCTAGAATATGATATCCTCTCCAACTCATTGGCTTCTAGAATATGATATCCTCTCCAACTCATTGGCTTCTAGAATATGATATCCTCTCCAACTCATTGGCTTCTAGAATATGATATCCTCTCCAGCTCATTGGCTTCTAGAATATGATATCCTCTCCAACTCATTGGCTTCTAGAATATGATATCCTCTCCAACTCATTGGCTTCTAGAATATGATATCCTCTCCAACTCATTGGCTTCTAGAATATGATATCCTCTCCAACTCATTGGCTTCTAGAATATGATATCCTCTCCAACTCATTGGCTTCTAGAATATGATATCCTCTCCAACTCATTGGCTTCTAGAATATGATATCCTCTCCAACTCATTGGCTTCTAGAATATGATATCCTCTCCAACTCATTGGCTTCTAGAATATGATATCCTCTCCAACTCATTGGCTTCTAGAATATGATATCCTCTCCAACTCATTGGCTTCTAGAATATGATATCCTCTCCAACTCATTGGCTTCTAGAATATGATATCCTCTCCAACTCATTGGCTTCTAGAATATGATATCCTCTCCAGCTCATTGGCTTCTAGAATATGATATCCTCTCCAGCTCATTGGCTTCTAGAATATGATATCCTCTCCAACTCATTGGCTTCTAGAATATGATATCCTCTCCAACTCATTGGCTTCTAGAATATGATATCCTCTCCAACTCATTGGCTTCTAGAATATGATATCCTCTCCAACTCATTGGCTTCTAGAATATGATATCCTCTCCAGCTCATTGGCTTCTAGAATATGATATCCTCTCCAACTCATTGGCTTCTAGAATATGATATCCTCTCCAGCTCATTGGCTTCTAGAATATGATATCCTCTCCAGCTCATTGGCTTCTAGAATATGATATCCTCTCCAACTCATTGGCTTCTAGAATATGATATCCTCTCCAACTCATTGGCTTCTAGAATAGCTCCCTATGATATCAATACATTtaagtttttacaaaaaatgttgaaatccAATGCATCACTTACTCATTATTGTGATCAGTTATTTGATTTCAGCACAGAATTAGTTATTATTGTCTTTTCTATATGTAATgtttataatgtaaaataaagtaaactaTCCTTATCAACATTTTGATAATCTGTAACTTGATTAACAGCAACATTTACCATTTAGGAATGagatgtgtatgtatatatatttttgtaaacaaatatcaTATATTTTTCatctattgtattttttaaacttgtaaactaatgtaaattttttttttatttatctgaaATCCATTTGAAAAAGTTATTTTTGGAATATGTCATACagtattgtttttgttataatgtcccttttttaaagttgattataagttagaaaataaataatgtgaaacaaaaaatattgtccTATGTAATGGTTGACTTTTTGAATCTGTTAGAATGCcttttttgtatatattattcACCTTTTTGACAACTCACATAACATTGAAAATCATAATCCATTAGTTCAATAGTTGGATAATGCATTCTATTTCGTGCAAGAGTTTATCCTAATGTAAAGTCGTTAAGCTTTTTACCTGATGACTCTATTTTAGAATTGCTTTCACTACTCAATTCAAATTGTGTCACCAAAATATGAATAACATATTACCATAATTGTTTACGTAAGTATCATTTCATGGATCATCTTCACAttctttaaaatcttttttttttaaactagtcttataattttgtttaatatcagcATAACATAATGTTTCTTTTTCAATGGATAAAAACtaggttttatattttttttggaaagattttgtgtgcgtgtgtatgatttgattgatttatttctaTGCTGTATATAGAAATAGGGATCCTGCAAAATATTTGAAGTTGACTATTGATCTGTGTTTGTAAATATCTAGGAAGGTTGTTCTTGATGTGGACTCTTGAGACAGGAAAAAGCTGTTTCATTATTTTAGTACAATAACTGTCTTAGGTTTAAATGTCTCAACTTTAAGTTGTGCTGACATGCAGCAGTAGTTCTTACA is part of the Biomphalaria glabrata chromosome 2, xgBioGlab47.1, whole genome shotgun sequence genome and harbors:
- the LOC106052551 gene encoding uncharacterized protein LOC106052551; this translates as MGLAALVCLTLFLHGSWALTSPDSCSCGWSAQCSGGNCSCPAELVLHSDGRNCRNASCTDAGCLQCDQPDHCIRCAVFISQSSGSCSNLCAGLAELQGDNLVCTENEEENTKVNIIIAVFAGAGAGLFICCMFFGIFCLCLRKKRKNINLQTKNYADRQMETGNIKQFSMYDNSGFEPESPTFSGAGKIDPLDYVSELDRLRLHTESLMTLLGQLRAKAKAMSPNDPRVPTYKAMIHRLLRVLALLHKKDPVVSIPSDAMSLIQWAYQMLEDSREQQISASDIDGHDVVIAQISSVDVDSLDAVSPVYMTPESSHMELPLTSGKPLNSNMPLNSAVPVTSPYSTCQVPQTSEKQQLTNTLGRKSGFATINRATSVTNAALLSSIEADEKKFGIHSENTGTQPASPPSSSGFSLEDLQIFLINAPVASTLGNQPDIISGYNTLPNLGKRNASNKTNRHSFSKDKVEANGSIYSNPQKLNMFNPVQPPATQKKNIITNAKTASLGRKAGANYSVPSIGYFANGHYYDPNPMPIVEPEIYAPGSTYSDRSNVMSTFLGDLPHSISSSDESDFGDNLSENNSGGDLEVFPFDLKDATEPVEV